In Homo sapiens chromosome 11, GRCh38.p14 Primary Assembly, one DNA window encodes the following:
- the PUS3 gene encoding tRNA pseudouridine(38/39) synthase isoform 1 (isoform 1 is encoded by transcript variant 1), whose amino-acid sequence MAYNDTDRNQTEKLLKRVRELEQEVQRLKKEQAKNKEDSNIRENSAGAGKTKRAFDFSAHGRRHVALRIAYMGWGYQGFASQENTNNTIEEKLFEALTKTRLVESRQTSNYHRCGRTDKGVSAFGQVISLDLRSQFPRGRDSEDFNVKEEANAAAEEIRYTHILNRVLPPDIRILAWAPVEPSFSARFSCLERTYRYFFPRADLDIVTMDYAAQKYVGTHDFRNLCKMDVANGVINFQRTILSAQVQLVGQSPGEGRWQEPFQLCQFEVTGQAFLYHQVRCMMAILFLIGQGMEKPEIIDELLNIEKNPQKPQYSMAVEFPLVLYDCKFENVKWIYDQEAQEFNITHLQQLWANHAVKTHMLYSMLQGLDTVPVPCGIGPKMDGMTEWGNVKPSVIKQTSAFVEGVKMRTYKPLMDRPKCQGLESRIQHFVRRGRIEHPHLFHEEETKAKRDCNDTLEEENTNLETPTKRVCVDTEIKSII is encoded by the exons ATGGCTTATAATGACACAGACAGAAACCAGACTGAGAAGCTCCTAAAAAGAGTACGAGAACTGGAGCAAGAGGTGCAAAGACTTAAAAAGGAACAGGCCAAAAATAAGGAGGACTCAAACATTAGAGAAAATTCAGCAGGAGCTGGAAAAACTAAGCGTGCATTTGATTTCAGTGCTCATGGCCGAAGACACGTAGCCCTAAGAATAGCCTATATGGGCTGGGGATACCAGGGCTTTGCTAGTCAGGAAAACACAAATAATACCATTGAAGAGAAACTGTTTGAAGCTCTAACCAAGACTCGACTAGTAGAAAGCAGACAGACATCCAACTATCACCGATGTGGGAGAACAGATAAAGGAGTTAGTGCCTTTGGACAG GTGATCTCACTTGACCTTCGCTCTCAGTTTCCAAGGGGCAGGGATTCCGAGGACTTTAATGTAAAAGAGGAGGctaatgctgctgctgaagaGATCCGTTATACCCACATTCTCAATCGGGTACTCCCTCCAGACATCCGTATATTGGCCTGGGCCCCTGTAGAACCAAGCTTCAGTGCTAGGTTCAGCTGCCTTGAGCGGACTTACCGCTATTTTTTCCCTCGTGCTGATTTAGATATTGTAACCATGGATTATGCAGCTCAGAAGTATGTTGGCACCCATGATTTCAGGAACTTGTGTAAAATGGATGTAGCCAACGGTGTGATTAATTTTCAGAGGACTATTCTATCTGCTCAAGTACAGCTAGTGGGCCAGAGCCCAGGTGAGGGGAGATGGCAAGAACCTTTCCAGTTATGTCAGTTTGAAGTGACTGGCCAGGCATTCCTTTATCATCAAGTCCGATGTATGATGGCTATCCTCTTTCTGATTGGCCAAGGAATGGAGAAGCCAGAGATTATTGATGAGCTGCTGAATATAGAGAAAAATCCCCAAAAGCCTCAATATAg taTGGCTGTAGAATTTCCTCTAGTCTTATATGACTGTAAGTTTGAAAATGTCAAGTGGATCTATGACCAGGAGGCTCAGGAGTTCAATATTACCCACCTACAACAACTGTGGGCTAATCATGCTGTCAAAACTCACATGTTGTATAGTATGCTACAAGGACTGGACACTGTTCCAGTACCCTGTGGAATAGGACCAAAGATGGATGGAATGACAGAATGGGGAAATGTTAAGCCCTCTGTCATAAAGCAGACCAGTGCCTTTGTAGAAGGAGTGAAGATGCGCACATATAAGCCCCTCATGGACCGTCCTAAATGCCAAGGACTGGAATCCCGGATCCAGCATTTTGTACGTAGGGGACGAATTGAGCACCCACATTTATTCcatgaggaagaaacaaaagccaaaagggACTGTAATGACACACTAGAGGAAGAGAATACTAATTTGGAGACACCAACGAAGAGGGTCTGTGTTGACACAGAAATTAAAAGCATCATTTAA
- the PUS3 gene encoding tRNA pseudouridine(38/39) synthase isoform 2 (isoform 2 is encoded by transcript variant 2) produces MDYAAQKYVGTHDFRNLCKMDVANGVINFQRTILSAQVQLVGQSPGEGRWQEPFQLCQFEVTGQAFLYHQVRCMMAILFLIGQGMEKPEIIDELLNIEKNPQKPQYSMAVEFPLVLYDCKFENVKWIYDQEAQEFNITHLQQLWANHAVKTHMLYSMLQGLDTVPVPCGIGPKMDGMTEWGNVKPSVIKQTSAFVEGVKMRTYKPLMDRPKCQGLESRIQHFVRRGRIEHPHLFHEEETKAKRDCNDTLEEENTNLETPTKRVCVDTEIKSII; encoded by the exons ATGGATTATGCAGCTCAGAAGTATGTTGGCACCCATGATTTCAGGAACTTGTGTAAAATGGATGTAGCCAACGGTGTGATTAATTTTCAGAGGACTATTCTATCTGCTCAAGTACAGCTAGTGGGCCAGAGCCCAGGTGAGGGGAGATGGCAAGAACCTTTCCAGTTATGTCAGTTTGAAGTGACTGGCCAGGCATTCCTTTATCATCAAGTCCGATGTATGATGGCTATCCTCTTTCTGATTGGCCAAGGAATGGAGAAGCCAGAGATTATTGATGAGCTGCTGAATATAGAGAAAAATCCCCAAAAGCCTCAATATAg taTGGCTGTAGAATTTCCTCTAGTCTTATATGACTGTAAGTTTGAAAATGTCAAGTGGATCTATGACCAGGAGGCTCAGGAGTTCAATATTACCCACCTACAACAACTGTGGGCTAATCATGCTGTCAAAACTCACATGTTGTATAGTATGCTACAAGGACTGGACACTGTTCCAGTACCCTGTGGAATAGGACCAAAGATGGATGGAATGACAGAATGGGGAAATGTTAAGCCCTCTGTCATAAAGCAGACCAGTGCCTTTGTAGAAGGAGTGAAGATGCGCACATATAAGCCCCTCATGGACCGTCCTAAATGCCAAGGACTGGAATCCCGGATCCAGCATTTTGTACGTAGGGGACGAATTGAGCACCCACATTTATTCcatgaggaagaaacaaaagccaaaagggACTGTAATGACACACTAGAGGAAGAGAATACTAATTTGGAGACACCAACGAAGAGGGTCTGTGTTGACACAGAAATTAAAAGCATCATTTAA
- the PUS3 gene encoding tRNA pseudouridine(38/39) synthase isoform 3 (isoform 3 is encoded by transcript variant 6): protein MAYNDTDRNQTEKLLKRVRELEQEVQRLKKEQAKNKEDSNIRENSAGAGKTKRAFDFSAHGRRHVALRIAYMGWGYQGFASQENTNNTIEEKLFEALTKTRLVESRQTSNYHRCGRTDKGVSAFGQVISLDLRSQFPRGRDSEDFNVKEEANAAAEEIRYTHILNRYGCRISSSLI from the exons ATGGCTTATAATGACACAGACAGAAACCAGACTGAGAAGCTCCTAAAAAGAGTACGAGAACTGGAGCAAGAGGTGCAAAGACTTAAAAAGGAACAGGCCAAAAATAAGGAGGACTCAAACATTAGAGAAAATTCAGCAGGAGCTGGAAAAACTAAGCGTGCATTTGATTTCAGTGCTCATGGCCGAAGACACGTAGCCCTAAGAATAGCCTATATGGGCTGGGGATACCAGGGCTTTGCTAGTCAGGAAAACACAAATAATACCATTGAAGAGAAACTGTTTGAAGCTCTAACCAAGACTCGACTAGTAGAAAGCAGACAGACATCCAACTATCACCGATGTGGGAGAACAGATAAAGGAGTTAGTGCCTTTGGACAG GTGATCTCACTTGACCTTCGCTCTCAGTTTCCAAGGGGCAGGGATTCCGAGGACTTTAATGTAAAAGAGGAGGctaatgctgctgctgaagaGATCCGTTATACCCACATTCTCAATCGG taTGGCTGTAGAATTTCCTCTAGTCTTATATGA
- the PUS3 gene encoding tRNA pseudouridine(38/39) synthase isoform 4 (isoform 4 is encoded by transcript variant 7), which produces MAYNDTDRNQTEKLLKRVRELEQEVQRLKKEQAKNKEDSNIRENSAGAGKTKRAFDFSAHGRRHVALRIAYMGWGYQGFASQENTNNTIEEKLFEALTKTRLVESRQTSNYHRCGRTDKGVSAFGQYGCRISSSLI; this is translated from the exons ATGGCTTATAATGACACAGACAGAAACCAGACTGAGAAGCTCCTAAAAAGAGTACGAGAACTGGAGCAAGAGGTGCAAAGACTTAAAAAGGAACAGGCCAAAAATAAGGAGGACTCAAACATTAGAGAAAATTCAGCAGGAGCTGGAAAAACTAAGCGTGCATTTGATTTCAGTGCTCATGGCCGAAGACACGTAGCCCTAAGAATAGCCTATATGGGCTGGGGATACCAGGGCTTTGCTAGTCAGGAAAACACAAATAATACCATTGAAGAGAAACTGTTTGAAGCTCTAACCAAGACTCGACTAGTAGAAAGCAGACAGACATCCAACTATCACCGATGTGGGAGAACAGATAAAGGAGTTAGTGCCTTTGGACAG taTGGCTGTAGAATTTCCTCTAGTCTTATATGA
- the HYLS1 gene encoding centriolar and ciliogenesis-associated protein HYLS1 produces the protein MEELLPDGQIWANMDPEERMLAAATAFTHICAGQGEGDVRREAQSIQYDPYSKASVAPGKRPALPVQLQYPHVESNVPSETVSEASQRLRKPVMKRKVLRRKPDGEVLVTDESIISESESGTENDQDLWDLRQRLMNVQFQEDKESSFDVSQKFNLPHEYQGISQDQLICSLQREGMGSPAYEQDLIVASRPKSFILPKLDQLSRNRGKTDRVARYFEYKRDWDSIRLPGEDHRKELRWGVREQMLCRAEPQSKPQHIYVPNNYLVPTEKKRSALRWGVRCDLANGVIPRKLPFPLSPS, from the coding sequence ATGGAAGAACTTCTACCTGATGGACAAATATGGGCTAATATGGATCCAGAAGAACGAATGTTGGCAGCTGCTACAGCTTTTACCCACATCTGTGCAGGGCAGGGTGAAGGAGATGTCAGGAGAGAAGCCCAATCTATCCAATATGATCCCTACAGTAAAGCTTCAGTAGCCCCAGGGAAGCGACCTGCTCTTCCTGTGCAACTACAGTACCCACATGTAGAAAGTAATGTCCCTTCAGAAACAGTCTCTGAGGCCTCCCAAAGACTCCGAAAGCCAGTGATGAAGAGAAAGGTGCTGCGCAGAAAGCCAGATGGGGAAGTATTAGTAACAGATGAGTCGATTATCAGTGAATCAGAATCTGGTACAGAAAATGATCAGGATCTCTGGGACTTAAGACAAAGGCTGATGAATGTACAGTTCCAGGAAGACAAGGAATCTTCATTTGATGTTTCACAAAAATTTAACCTACCACATGAATACCAAGGAATTTCTCAAGATCAGCTCATTTGCTCTCTACAAAGAGAAGGAATGGGCTCTCCAGCTTACGAACAAGACCTGATTGTTGCCAGCAGACCCAAGTCCTTTATTCTCCCAAAGCTGGACCAGTTAAGCCGAAACCGGGGCAAGACAGACCGGGTAGCCCGGTATTTTGAGTACAAACGGGACTGGGACTCAATACGTTTACCTGGTGAAGATCATAGAAAGGAATTACGCTGGGGTGTCCGAGAGCAGATGCTTTGTCGAGCAGAACCCCAATCCAAACCTCAGCATATATATGTCCCAAACAATTATCTAGTACCAACAGAGAAGAAAAGGTCTGCACTCCGTTGGGGTGTTCGTTGTGACCTTGCAAATGGTGTCATACCCAGGAagcttcccttccctctttctccttcttaa